A genomic window from Lineus longissimus chromosome 17, tnLinLong1.2, whole genome shotgun sequence includes:
- the LOC135501654 gene encoding serine/threonine-protein phosphatase 6 regulatory ankyrin repeat subunit B-like — protein sequence AGANIECKHNDGNTPIIIASINGHQEVVDLLIKAGANIECKHNGGNTPIIIASINGYQEVVDLLIKAGANIECKSISGNTPIIIASINGHQEVVDLLIKAGANIEHTNNEGRTPFGCVSIEGHKEVVDLLIKAGANIECKDNDGDTPIIIASIKGHQEVVDLLIKAGANIECKHNGGNTPIIIASTNRHQEVVDLLIKAGANIECKDNDGNTPIIIASINGHQEVVDLLIKAGANIECKDNDGNTPIIIASINGHQEVVDLLIKAGANIECKDNCRNTPIIIASINGYKEVVDLLIKAGANIECKGNGGNTPIINASIKGHQEVVDLLIKAGADIACKDNGGNTPIIIASINGHQEVVDLLIKAGANIECKDNGGNTPIIIASINGHQEVVDLLIKAGANIECKDNGGNTPIIIASIKGHQEVVDLLIKAGANIKCKDNGGNTPIINASIKGHQEVVDLLIKAGANIECKDNGGNTPIIIASIKGHQEVVDLLIKAGANIKCKDNGGNTPIIIASINGHQEVVDLLIKAGANIECKGNGGNTPIIIASINGHQEVVDLLIKAGANIECKDNGGNTPIIIASTNGHQEVVDLLIKAGANIECKGNGGNTPIIFASTNGHQEVVDLLIKAGANIECKNISGNTPIIIASTNGHQEVVDLLIKAGANIECKDKDGATPIIIASTEGHKDVVDLLVKADAIIEVSNYENDTPIVCAAKWGNVEIVDVLLKEGACSRSSSYGSLLNIGATFGRRRVVEYILRRGMSLEIRDLKGNTPLQNAIIKGHLSVVQLLIRSGADTSTSNSSSESIIYSAASCGHADMVKYLGSSDARKLLDLPNASGWSPIAKAVSGGHFRTVRQLHQLGADMNCSVNGKGLLHLAAESGCLDIYQYLIIAGLDCKRPNIHGLKAYECFPFQSKLNYQASNRLGHSSEQSLSYVMSRLNEQYATPAYRYKLSELSCVLGLGSVNIIEGGVSETIMGFVREKEVVKGLELCGSSAEGTKVQLPDEMDFLRLVHPTQYNLSRNEMVDNLHGYKYIRTRKIKNRFLSSKALHEIQSQNLESSTKAQESKKSGEILLQAVAGGGGASVPVTIRWPDDKPLKRIVSDHIVTTLPVDDWPDDWQDDWSNYALQKGESESEVTADVCVYQRTGCILSQVDARRGLASVPVTIRRLENISSSLLISLDIVPIFHVDDWPDDAIKKTWRMDEDTLRKSGYRLVLKPPHKDSEYGRLLPEEDRERMLRISFSHLEPVTIAPLDPRIKDAYITAKCLRSPMACGVVIRDTNGVIHFVSHFLTSYLLKTVFLHNIDDFLETNRSLPEMVYIIYSQLEDYLGKGNLPFYWQPSVNLLEGLKLNIAKSHQVAKLMKAIVGRMSRLERGDENHGDDAREDGPSIEAADDEPDIGCYIVRLE from the coding sequence gcgggggcgaatatagaatgtaaacacaatgacgggaatactccaatcatcatcgcctcgattaatggacaccaagaggtggtggatctattgattaaagcgggggcgaatatagaatgtaaacacaatggcgggaatactccaatcatcatcgcctcgattaatggataccaagaggtggtggatctattgattaaagcgggggcgaatatagaatgtaaaagcattagcgggaatactccaatcatcatcgcctcgattaatggacaccaagaggtggtggatctattgattaaagcgggggcgaatatagaacatACCAACAATGAGGGAAGAACTCCGTTTGGTTGTGTTTCGATTGAAGGAcacaaagaggtggtggatctattgattaaagcgggggcgaatatagaatgtaaagacaatgacggagatactccaatcatcatcgcctcgattaaaggacaccaagaggtggtggatctattgattaaagcgggggcgaatatagaatgtaaacaCAATGgtgggaatactccaatcatcatcgcctcgactaatcgacaccaagaggtggtggatctattgattaaagcgggggcgaatatagaatgtaaagacaatgacgggaatactccaatcatcatcgcctcgattaatggacaccaagaggtggtggatctattgattaaagcgggggcgaatatagaatgtaaagacaatgacgggaatactccaatcatcatcgcctcgattaatggacaccaagaggtggtggatctattgattaaagcgggggcgaatatagaatgtaaagacaattgcaggaatactccaatcatcatcgcctcgattaatggatacaaagaggtggtggatcttttgattaaagcgggggcgaatatagaatgtaaaggcaatggcgggaatactccaatcatcaacgcctcgattaaaggacaccaagaggtggtggatctattgattaaagcgggggcggatatagcatgtaaagacaatggcgggaatactccaatcatcatcgcctcgattaatggacaccaagaggtggtggatctattgattaaagcgggggcgaatatagaatgtaaagacaatggcgggaatactccaatcatcatcgcctcgattaatggacaccaagaggtggtggatctattgattaaagcgggggcgaatatagaatgtaaagacaatggcgggaatactccaatcatcatcgcctcgattaaaggacaccaagaggtggtggatctattgattaaagcgggggcgaatataaaatgtaaagacaatggcgggaatactccaatcatcaatGCCTCGataaaaggacaccaagaggtggtggatctattgattaaagcgggggcgaatatagaatgtaaagacaatggcgggaatactccaatcatcatcgcctcgattaaaggacaccaagaggtggtggatctattgattaaagcgggggcgaatataaaatgtaaagacaatggcgggaatactccaatcatcatcgcctcgattaatggacaccaagaggtggttgatctattgattaaagcgggggcgaatatagaatgtaaaggcaatggcgggaatactccaatcatcatcgcctcgattaatggacaccaagaggtggtggatctattgattaaagcgggggcgaatatagaatgtaaagacaatggcgggaatactccaatcatcatcgcctcgactaatggacaccaagaggtggtggatctattgattaaagcgggggcgaatatagaatgtaaaggcaatggcgggaatactccaatcatcttcgcctcgactaatggacaccaagaggtggtggatctattgattaaagcgggggcgaatatagaatgtaaaaacattagcgggaatactccaatcatcatcgcctcgactaatggacaccaagaggtggtggatctattgattaaagcgggggcgaatatagaatgtaaagacaaggaCGGGgctactccaatcatcatcgcctcgactgaAGGACATAAGGATGTGGTGGATCTATTAGTTAAAGCGGATGCAATTATTGAAGTCAGTAACTATGAAAACGACACTCCGATAGTTTGCGCAGCTAAATGGggtaatgttgaaattgttGACGTTTTGTTGAAAGAAGGTGCTTGTTCCAGAAGTTCTAGTTATGGATCGCTATTAAATATTGGTGCAACGTTTGGTCGACGACGGGtcgttgaatatattttgagaCGCGGGATGTCATTAGAAATCCGTGACTTGAAAGGAAACACCCCACTTCAAAATGCAATCATAAAGGGTCATCTCTCAGTGGTCCAACTCCTAATAAGGAGTGGAGCAGATACATCCACATCAAACTCTTCGTCGGAGAGTATTATATATTCTGCTGCTTCGTGTGGCCATGCCGATATGGTGAAATACTTGGGAAGCAGTGATGCACGGAAGTTATTGGATTTGCCCAATGCCAGTGGATGGTCGCCTATTGCCAAGGCAGTTTCAGGTGGTCATTTTCGGACAGTTAGACAACTTCATCAGCTTGGAGCTGACATGAACTGCAGCGTAAATGGAAAAGGACTGCTTCATCTAGCAGCTGAGTCCGGTTGCCTAgatatctatcaatatcttatcaTCGCTGGGCTTGACTGCAAACGACCCAACATCCATGGATTGAAGGCTTATGAATGCTTCCCCTTTCAATCAAAACTTAATTATCAAGCAAGCAACCGATTAGGACATTCCTCCGAACAAAGTCTCTCTTACGTCATGTCGCGATTAAATGAACAATATGCTACACCCGCGTATAGATACAAACTTTCAGAACTATCGTGTGTACTGGGACTAGGCAGCGTGAATATCATCGAGGGTGGTGTTTCAGAAACTATCATGGGGTTTGTAAGGGAGAAGGAGGTTGTTAAGGGTTTAGAGTTATGCGGAAGTTCGGCTGAAGGCACGAAGGTTCAGCTGCCTGATGAAATGGACTTCCTTAGATTGGTACATCCAACTCAATATAATCTCTCTCGAAACGAAATGGTTGACAACTTACATGGATATAAGTATATAAGAACTagaaaaattaagaacaggtttTTATCAAGTAAAGCACTCCATGAGATTCAAAGCCAAAACCTAGAATCTAGCACAAAAGCCCAAGAGTCTAAAAAAAGCGGAGAAATCCTTTTGCAGGCAGTTGCTGGAGGAGGCGGTGCCAGTGTTCCTGTGACTATCAGATGGCCCGATGATAAACCTTTAAAACGCATTGTCTCAGATCATATAGTAACAACCTTACCAGTAGATGATTGGCCTGATGATTGGCAAGATGATTGGTCCAATTATGCACTACAGAAAGGAGAATCTGAAAGTGAGGTAACGGCGGACGTTTGTGTTTATCAACGGACCGGATGCATCTTATCTCAAGTTGATGCTAGAAGAGGATTGGCCAGTGTTCCTGTGACTATCAGAAGGCTTGAAAATATATCATCCAGTCTCCTTATCTCTTTGGATATAGTACCGATATTTCATGTTGATGATTGGCCAGACGATGCTATCAAGAAGACCTGGCGAATGGACGAGGACACCTTGAGGAAGAGTGGGTATAGGCTGGTCCTGAAACCGCCACACAAGGACAGTGAGTACGGACGGTTGCTACCCGAGGAAGACAGAGAAAGAATGTTGCGGATCTCCTTCTCTCATCTAGAACCTGTCACAATCGCACCTTTGGATCCAAGAATCAAAGACGCATACATCACAGCAAAGTGTCTGAGGTCACCTATGGCATGTGGCGTTGTGATTAGAGACACGAACGGCGTCATACATTTCGTCAGTCACTTCCTTACAAGCTACCTCCTGAAGACAGTCTTCCTCCATAACATAGACGACTTCCTTGAGACAAACAGGAGCCTGCCAGAGATGGTCTACATCATCTACAGCCAACTTGAGGATTACCTCGGCAAGGGCAACCTACCGTTCTACTGGCAGCCCAGCGTCAATCTGCTGGAAGGCTTGAAACTCAACATAGCCAAGTCTCATCAAGTCGCCAAGTTGATGAAGGCAATCGTTGGTAGGATGTCCCGCCTGGAGCGTGGTGATGAGAACCATGGTGACGACGCGAGGGAAGATGGGCCAAGCATTGAAGCCGCTGATGACGAGCCTGACATAGGTTGTTACATCGTCAGATTAGAATAG